The Streptococcus sanguinis genome contains the following window.
TTTTGTCAGTAACCTTCCTCCTTGGTTGTCCATTCTTAGGAATTTTTAAAGGAGGGGCTGTCATGGATAAGATTTCAATGACGCTGACAGTTTATTTTGAAGAGGGATTTTGGCACGGCCTTTTCGAGCAGGAACATGCTAAATCTTATAGAGTTTGCCGAGTCACCTTTGGTGCAGAGCCTAGTACGCAGGAATTGTTGGATTTTCTAAACCGTTATTATCATCGGTTGCAGTTTAGTCCTAGCATTAGGGTGAAGGAGCAGACTAAGTCGGTCAGTCCTAAACGCCTGCAGAGACAGGCTAAAAAGGAGCAGATGGCTTCACGTTCTTCAAAGTCTCAGGAAGCGCTGAAGCTTCAATTTGAAGAGCAAAAGAAAATCGCTCGAGTCAAGCGCAAGCAGCAGAAAGAACTGGCTAAGCAAAGGAAATTCGAACTCAAACAGCAAAAACGATTGGAAAAGCACAAGGGGCATTGAGCTTGGTTTTTCTTATTTATATGAGAAAGTCTTCCGATGGGAGGCTTTTTTGTTTGTCAGGAAATCGGTGAGTTGCTTGAAAAGCCAAGTGATTTCTCCAAGTCGTTTTATTTGACAGATGTAACCAAACTTATTACAATATAATCATAAAATAAAAATTATAAGAGTAATTTGAAAAAGGAGAAATTATGATTGAAATTACATATTTGGATGCTGTCAAGCAGGAGCGGAAGATGACCTTTGAGTCTTATCAGGAGTTTGAGCAGTCCCAGCAAGCCTGCTTGATTGGAGTGGCAGATTATTACCCAGTTAAAAAATTGACTTATAAAGGCCATGATTTGAACTACCAGGGTACTTACGGCGACGTCTTCTTTTTCCTGATGAAGCAGGATTTGACAAAGTTTGACTAAGAATAAAGGAGAAAAATAATGGTAAAAGCAATCACAGATGCAACATTTGAGCAAGAAACAAAAGACGGCTTGGTGCTGATTGACTTTTGGGCGACTTGGTGCGGGCCTTGTCGCATGCAGGGACCAATCCTTGATAAGCTCTCAGAGGAACTTTCCGAAGACGAGCTCAAGATTGTCAAGATGGATGTGGATGAAAATCCAGCTACAGCACGCGCCTTTGGTATCATGTCTATCCCGACCCTGCTCTTTAAAAAAGACGGTCAAGTCGTCAAGCAGGTGGCGGGCGTTCATACTGCCCAGCAGATTAAAGCGATTGTGGCAGACTTGGGATAAAGTGCGTGGAAGATTAAATTAGACCTATTTAAAATTGAGACTGCTCAGGTTATAGAGTGGTCTTTTTTATTGCGATTATAACAATAAGGAGTCAATTTAAAAATTTTGTTCGAAAATTCACTTTTTAAGGTATAATAAGTAGAAGTATTATTTCCAATGGGTCTCGTTAGGGAGCCGGGTTATTTAAAACATGATGGGAATGTGGTAATGTTAATGATTGAGTTGCTAAAACATCTTTTATTTGTTTTTATGATTTTTACACCATTTGTTGCCCCAGCGGTTTTGTGTTTCTTTGTGGGATGGATGATTCCTAGAGAGCAGATCACTCAAAAAAGAATCATACTAGTATTAGCCTTGTTGATCCCTGTTTT
Protein-coding sequences here:
- a CDS encoding DUF4649 family protein; amino-acid sequence: MIEITYLDAVKQERKMTFESYQEFEQSQQACLIGVADYYPVKKLTYKGHDLNYQGTYGDVFFFLMKQDLTKFD
- a CDS encoding DUF2992 family protein, with protein sequence MDKISMTLTVYFEEGFWHGLFEQEHAKSYRVCRVTFGAEPSTQELLDFLNRYYHRLQFSPSIRVKEQTKSVSPKRLQRQAKKEQMASRSSKSQEALKLQFEEQKKIARVKRKQQKELAKQRKFELKQQKRLEKHKGH
- the trxA gene encoding thioredoxin, translated to MVKAITDATFEQETKDGLVLIDFWATWCGPCRMQGPILDKLSEELSEDELKIVKMDVDENPATARAFGIMSIPTLLFKKDGQVVKQVAGVHTAQQIKAIVADLG